Proteins from a genomic interval of Nostoc sp. TCL240-02:
- the tkt gene encoding transketolase, with protein MTVATQSAKELSVEELAINSIRFLAIDAVEKAKSGHPGLPMGAAPMAFVLWDRFLKFNPKNPKWFNRDRFVLSAGHGSMLQYALLYLTGYDSVTIEDIKQFRQWGSKTPGHPENFETPGVEVTTGPLGQGIANGVGLAIAEAHLAAKFNKPDTKIVDHYTYVILGDGCNMEGISGEAASFAGHLGLGKLIALYDDNHISIDGSTDVAFTEDVSKRFEAYGWHVLHVEDGNTDLAAIAKAIEEAKSVTDKPSMIKVTTIIGYGSPNKQNTAGVHGAALGADEIALTRKQLKWEYEPFVIPEEALNHTRKAVERGAGYETEWNKTFADYKAKYPQEAAEFERYLSSKLPDGWDKVLPTYSPEDKGLPTRKHSETCLNKLATVLPELIGGSADLTHSNLTEIKGKGDFQKGHYENPNIHFGVREHAMGAICNGIALHTSGLIPYGATFLIFTDYMRAAIRLSALSQAGAIWVMTHDSIGQGEDGPTHQPIETLASLRAIPNLLVFRPADGNETSGAYKVAIEKAKQNAPSLLAFTRQNVPNLAGTSVEGVAKGGYTVVDSEGTPDIILIGTGSELSLAVGAAEKLKAEGKKVRVVSLPSWELFEAQDAAYKESILPKAVTKRLSVEAAASFGWHKYVGTEGDTVSIDRFGASAPGNVCLEKFGFSVDNVLAKAKQLLG; from the coding sequence ATGACTGTTGCAACCCAATCCGCCAAAGAATTGTCCGTCGAAGAACTGGCTATTAACTCGATCCGCTTCTTGGCTATTGATGCCGTAGAAAAGGCAAAATCGGGACATCCAGGACTACCAATGGGCGCGGCTCCGATGGCTTTTGTCCTCTGGGATCGCTTTTTGAAGTTTAATCCCAAAAATCCCAAGTGGTTTAACCGCGATCGCTTTGTCTTGTCTGCCGGTCATGGCTCGATGTTGCAGTACGCCCTACTGTACCTGACAGGCTACGATAGCGTCACCATTGAAGATATCAAACAATTCCGTCAATGGGGTTCTAAAACTCCTGGACACCCAGAAAACTTTGAAACCCCAGGCGTGGAAGTCACAACTGGGCCCTTGGGTCAAGGAATTGCTAATGGAGTTGGTTTAGCGATCGCAGAAGCGCACCTTGCCGCTAAATTTAACAAACCTGATACCAAAATTGTTGACCATTACACCTACGTAATTTTAGGTGATGGTTGCAACATGGAAGGTATTTCTGGTGAAGCTGCTTCTTTCGCAGGACACTTGGGATTAGGCAAACTCATCGCTCTGTACGACGACAACCATATTTCCATCGACGGTTCCACAGATGTAGCATTCACCGAAGATGTTTCCAAGCGGTTTGAAGCTTACGGTTGGCACGTTCTCCACGTTGAAGACGGCAATACCGATTTAGCAGCGATCGCCAAAGCAATTGAAGAAGCTAAATCTGTCACCGATAAACCATCAATGATTAAGGTGACAACCATCATCGGTTATGGTTCTCCCAATAAACAAAATACTGCTGGCGTTCACGGCGCTGCTTTGGGTGCGGACGAAATTGCCTTGACTCGTAAACAATTGAAGTGGGAATACGAGCCTTTTGTAATACCCGAAGAGGCTCTCAACCACACACGCAAAGCAGTTGAACGCGGCGCAGGTTACGAAACCGAATGGAACAAAACATTTGCCGACTATAAAGCTAAGTATCCCCAAGAAGCGGCTGAATTTGAACGCTACCTAAGCAGCAAACTACCTGATGGTTGGGATAAGGTACTACCAACCTACAGCCCCGAAGACAAAGGACTACCCACTCGTAAACACTCAGAAACTTGCCTTAACAAACTAGCGACGGTTTTACCTGAATTGATTGGTGGTTCGGCTGACTTAACCCACTCCAACTTGACCGAAATCAAGGGCAAGGGCGACTTCCAAAAAGGTCACTACGAAAACCCCAACATCCACTTTGGTGTGCGGGAACATGCTATGGGCGCAATCTGTAATGGTATCGCGCTGCACACTTCAGGATTAATTCCCTACGGTGCTACCTTCTTAATCTTCACAGATTATATGCGTGCTGCCATCCGCTTATCCGCCCTTTCTCAAGCTGGCGCGATTTGGGTGATGACTCACGATTCCATTGGACAAGGTGAAGATGGCCCCACACACCAACCCATTGAAACTCTAGCTTCCTTGCGAGCTATTCCTAATTTATTAGTGTTTCGTCCCGCAGACGGTAACGAAACCTCTGGTGCTTATAAAGTAGCGATCGAAAAAGCGAAGCAAAATGCTCCGTCTCTGTTGGCGTTCACCCGTCAAAACGTTCCCAACTTGGCAGGTACATCGGTTGAGGGTGTGGCGAAGGGTGGATACACCGTTGTTGATAGCGAAGGTACACCTGATATCATCTTGATTGGTACTGGTTCAGAATTGAGCCTCGCCGTCGGCGCAGCCGAAAAACTCAAGGCTGAAGGTAAGAAAGTCCGTGTTGTCTCCCTACCTTCATGGGAACTGTTTGAAGCACAGGATGCAGCTTATAAAGAGTCCATTCTGCCAAAAGCTGTCACCAAGCGTTTGTCTGTAGAAGCTGCCGCTAGTTTCGGTTGGCACAAATACGTGGGTACTGAAGGCGATACTGTTAGTATTGATCGCTTTGGTGCTTCGGCTCCAGGCAATGTTTGTCTAGAGAAGTTTGGCTTTAGCGTTGATAATGTGTTAGCTAAGGCTAAACAATTGTTGGGTTAA
- the fabF gene encoding beta-ketoacyl-ACP synthase II — translation MTDHTRKRVVVTGVGAITPIGNTATEYWDGLLSGRNGIDYITFFDASSHDCRIAGEVKNFDPHDYLERKDAKRMDRFAQFGVSAAKQAIANAQLVINELNAEQVGVMIGSGVGGIKVLEDQQTIYLNRGPDRCSPFMIPMMIANMAAGLTAIHTGAKGPNSCPVTACAAGSNAVGDAFRLIQGGYAKAMICGGTEAAVTPLSMAGFAACKALSFRNDDPAHACRPFDRDRNGFILGEGSGILILEELQHALSRGAHIYAEMIGYGMTCDAYHITSPVPGGLGAARAIELALKDANITPEKISYINAHGTSTPANDSTETSAIKKALGEHAYKVAISSTKSMTGHLLGGSGGIEAVATVLAIANDQIPPTINLENPDPECDLDYVPNYSRAQKVEVAISNSFGFGGHNVTLAFKKYV, via the coding sequence ATGACAGATCATACACGTAAACGCGTTGTTGTAACTGGTGTTGGCGCGATTACACCGATAGGTAACACAGCAACAGAATATTGGGATGGATTATTAAGTGGACGCAATGGCATTGACTACATCACATTTTTTGATGCGTCTAGCCATGATTGCCGCATTGCTGGTGAGGTAAAAAACTTCGATCCACATGATTACTTGGAGCGCAAAGATGCCAAGCGCATGGATCGATTTGCCCAATTTGGGGTTTCAGCAGCAAAACAAGCTATAGCTAACGCGCAGTTAGTTATTAATGAACTGAATGCAGAACAGGTAGGTGTCATGATCGGTTCTGGCGTTGGCGGCATTAAGGTATTAGAAGACCAGCAAACGATCTACCTCAACCGTGGGCCCGATCGCTGTAGTCCATTCATGATACCGATGATGATCGCTAATATGGCAGCAGGATTGACGGCAATTCACACGGGTGCTAAAGGCCCTAATTCCTGCCCTGTAACTGCCTGCGCTGCTGGATCTAATGCTGTAGGCGATGCGTTCCGCTTAATTCAAGGGGGATATGCCAAAGCAATGATTTGCGGCGGAACAGAAGCAGCTGTGACACCATTATCAATGGCTGGGTTTGCTGCCTGCAAAGCCCTTTCTTTTCGCAATGACGATCCGGCTCATGCTTGCCGCCCCTTTGACCGCGATCGCAACGGATTTATATTAGGTGAAGGTTCAGGAATTTTAATTCTAGAAGAACTGCAACACGCCCTAAGTCGCGGCGCTCACATTTATGCCGAAATGATCGGCTATGGTATGACCTGTGACGCATACCATATCACTTCCCCCGTCCCTGGCGGATTAGGTGCAGCGAGAGCCATAGAACTGGCGCTCAAAGATGCTAATATAACTCCCGAAAAAATTAGCTATATTAATGCCCACGGCACTAGTACCCCGGCGAATGATTCAACTGAAACCTCAGCCATCAAAAAAGCCTTGGGAGAACACGCCTATAAGGTGGCAATTAGCTCGACCAAATCGATGACAGGTCATTTATTAGGCGGTTCTGGAGGTATTGAAGCTGTGGCAACAGTACTAGCGATCGCTAATGACCAAATTCCACCGACAATTAATCTGGAAAATCCCGATCCAGAATGTGACTTAGATTACGTGCCTAACTACAGCCGCGCTCAAAAAGTCGAGGTGGCAATATCCAATTCTTTTGGGTTTGGCGGTCATAATGTCACACTGGCCTTTAAGAAATACGTTTAA
- the acpP gene encoding acyl carrier protein yields MSQTELFEKVKKIVIEQLSVEDASKITPQAKFMEDLGADSLDTVELVMALEEEFDIEIPDEAAEQIVSVQDAVDYINNKVAASA; encoded by the coding sequence ATGAGCCAAACGGAACTTTTTGAAAAGGTCAAGAAAATCGTCATCGAACAACTGAGTGTTGAAGATGCTTCCAAAATCACTCCACAAGCTAAGTTTATGGAAGATTTAGGAGCTGATTCCCTGGATACTGTTGAACTCGTGATGGCTTTGGAAGAAGAATTTGATATCGAAATTCCCGACGAAGCTGCCGAGCAGATTGTATCGGTTCAAGACGCAGTAGATTACATCAATAACAAAGTTGCTGCATCAGCTTAA
- a CDS encoding CoB--CoM heterodisulfide reductase iron-sulfur subunit B family protein — MLSQTLKLKYAYFPGCVAQGACRELYQSTQALTKALGIELVELKKAACCGSGTFKEDSQLLEDTVNARNIALAEELNLPLLTHCSTCQGVIGHVNEHLKECQTSDPTYIEQVNGLLHKEGCSPYRGSTDVKHLLYALVTDYGLEEITKRVTRKLTGLKCAAFYGCYLLRAQKSMPYDDPFQPEAMENMFRAVGATPIYYRGRTQCCGWPLASYATTQSFKMAGMHIQDALTSGADCIVTPCPLCHLNLDSRQPEVEKVIEQKLGLPVLHLPQLIALALGVSPKELGLERHVVSTKPVLEKLGF, encoded by the coding sequence ATGCTATCTCAGACACTCAAACTCAAGTACGCTTATTTCCCTGGTTGTGTGGCTCAAGGGGCCTGTCGGGAACTTTACCAGTCAACTCAAGCCCTTACCAAAGCACTAGGTATTGAATTGGTTGAACTTAAAAAAGCTGCTTGCTGTGGTTCGGGCACATTCAAAGAAGATTCTCAACTGTTAGAAGATACAGTCAACGCTAGAAATATCGCCCTAGCAGAAGAATTAAATTTGCCCCTACTTACCCATTGCAGTACTTGTCAAGGTGTTATTGGTCATGTAAACGAACACCTGAAAGAATGCCAGACTTCTGACCCTACATACATTGAACAGGTTAATGGCTTGCTGCATAAGGAAGGCTGTTCGCCTTATCGCGGCAGTACTGACGTTAAACATCTTCTCTACGCTTTGGTGACAGATTACGGTTTAGAGGAAATTACCAAACGTGTCACCCGGAAGTTAACTGGATTAAAATGCGCGGCTTTTTATGGCTGTTATCTCCTCCGCGCCCAAAAATCCATGCCTTATGACGACCCATTCCAACCAGAAGCGATGGAAAATATGTTTCGGGCGGTGGGTGCAACACCAATTTATTACCGAGGCCGGACACAATGTTGTGGTTGGCCTCTTGCTAGCTATGCCACTACCCAATCTTTCAAGATGGCGGGGATGCATATTCAGGACGCTTTGACATCTGGTGCTGACTGTATAGTTACACCTTGTCCACTGTGCCATTTAAATTTAGACTCACGTCAGCCAGAGGTGGAAAAGGTAATTGAGCAAAAGTTAGGTTTACCAGTATTGCATTTACCCCAGTTGATTGCTTTAGCACTTGGGGTTAGTCCAAAAGAATTGGGTTTAGAACGGCACGTTGTTTCCACCAAGCCAGTGTTGGAGAAATTAGGATTTTAG
- a CDS encoding cytochrome P450 yields MTISPMLTHRLPELYTEPDRFDPDRFAPPREEDKKHPLALVGFGHGSHSCLGMEFAQMEMKIVLSTLLRHYDWTVKPDYSAIAPVRQPSKIKDTLQAYIELLVIKHPLDSQT; encoded by the coding sequence GTGACTATTTCGCCGATGCTGACTCACCGTTTACCAGAACTGTACACCGAACCCGATCGCTTCGACCCCGATCGCTTTGCACCACCTCGTGAAGAAGATAAGAAACATCCCTTAGCATTAGTGGGTTTTGGTCATGGTTCGCACAGCTGTTTAGGTATGGAATTTGCCCAGATGGAAATGAAAATTGTGCTTTCCACACTACTTCGCCATTACGACTGGACAGTAAAACCGGATTATTCTGCGATCGCTCCAGTTCGTCAGCCTTCTAAAATTAAAGATACTCTACAAGCATATATTGAGCTTTTGGTGATAAAGCATCCCTTGGATAGTCAAACATAA
- a CDS encoding IS4 family transposase produces the protein MIINSFPKIVKDILKSLPKNDYPVLNSRLFFECWLSYALDNSLTSMRDLFNRLNNNCFEVDISTFSKANLHRSQKPFQEIYQKLNELVQKKVQKKLHNKYAICPIDSTIITLTSKLLWVLGHHQVKLFSSLNLSTGSPEDNFINFGHDHDYKFGSKMMSSLPINAVGVMDRGFAGLKFIQELVQENKYFVLRIKNNWKLEFDGSNGLVKVGASDDAQAYRVINFCDLETKTEFRLVTNLPESGDAAVHDDEIRDIYRLRWGVELLWKFLKMHLKLDKLITKNVNGITIQIYVSLIAYLILQLLSIPEQWGHTLLDKFRYLQSCMCQKISYVHWFEEMMFC, from the coding sequence GTGATTATAAATTCATTTCCCAAAATTGTCAAAGATATACTGAAAAGCCTGCCAAAAAACGATTATCCAGTATTGAACAGTCGTCTGTTTTTTGAGTGCTGGCTATCCTATGCCCTGGATAACAGCTTAACAAGTATGCGAGATTTGTTTAACAGATTAAATAACAATTGTTTTGAGGTAGATATTTCTACTTTCTCTAAAGCAAATTTACATCGAAGCCAAAAACCTTTTCAAGAGATTTACCAAAAATTAAATGAATTAGTACAGAAGAAAGTTCAAAAAAAGTTACACAATAAATATGCAATTTGTCCAATAGATTCAACAATTATTACTCTCACAAGTAAATTGTTATGGGTACTAGGTCATCATCAAGTCAAGCTGTTTAGTTCCTTAAATCTCTCCACAGGAAGCCCAGAAGATAACTTCATCAATTTTGGACATGACCATGATTATAAATTTGGTTCCAAAATGATGTCTAGTCTCCCAATAAATGCTGTTGGAGTAATGGATAGGGGTTTTGCTGGATTAAAATTTATCCAAGAATTAGTACAAGAAAACAAATATTTTGTTTTGCGGATAAAAAACAATTGGAAACTAGAATTTGATGGCTCAAATGGATTGGTCAAAGTTGGTGCATCTGATGATGCTCAAGCTTATAGAGTAATTAATTTCTGTGATTTAGAGACAAAAACCGAGTTTCGCTTAGTGACTAATTTACCAGAGTCGGGAGATGCAGCTGTTCATGATGATGAAATTAGGGATATTTATCGATTACGTTGGGGAGTTGAATTGTTGTGGAAGTTTTTAAAGATGCACTTAAAACTTGACAAACTCATTACCAAAAACGTCAATGGTATTACCATACAAATTTACGTGAGCTTGATAGCCTATCTGATTTTACAGCTTTTATCTATTCCCGAACAATGGGGACATACACTATTAGATAAATTCCGCTATCTTCAATCTTGTATGTGTCAGAAAATCAGCTATGTTCATTGGTTTGAGGAGATGATGTTTTGCTGA
- a CDS encoding cytochrome P450, which produces MQQLKSAEEIPGSYGLPILGETLEIFRDSELYLWRRFQQYGSVFKTSVLGRKRAYLIGPSANRLVLAEQAENMSSQIGWYFLESTFGNNILLQDGEEHRLTRRLMYPAFHGKAIATYFDTIQKIVQDFFKDWGEQRTISLNSSFRQLTLMVATRLFLGSQNKSEVEQTSQWFTQLLDSSMAIFKWNLPFTLYGRGQNARGKLVAFLREAIAQRIEQGNLEESKDVLGLLLAAVDEDGNKLSETQVINEALLLLFAGHETTASLLTWVIFELGNHPEWRERLRQEQLTVVGNNPLSLSHLKQFPQLTNVLKEAERLYPPVYAYNRGVLKDIEYGGYRIPAGWFVTRNVEC; this is translated from the coding sequence ATGCAGCAGCTAAAATCCGCCGAAGAAATTCCTGGTAGCTATGGCTTACCCATTTTGGGGGAGACTTTGGAAATATTTCGGGATTCAGAGTTGTATTTATGGCGACGATTCCAGCAGTATGGTTCAGTTTTTAAAACGAGCGTCTTGGGGCGTAAACGTGCTTATTTAATTGGCCCTAGTGCTAATCGGTTGGTACTGGCGGAACAAGCGGAAAATATGTCGTCGCAGATAGGGTGGTATTTCCTAGAATCAACATTTGGCAATAATATTTTATTACAAGATGGGGAAGAACATCGGTTAACTCGTCGCTTAATGTATCCAGCATTTCACGGAAAAGCGATCGCTACATACTTCGATACCATTCAAAAGATTGTGCAAGACTTCTTTAAAGATTGGGGAGAGCAGAGAACGATTTCCTTAAATTCTAGTTTCCGTCAGCTTACCCTGATGGTTGCGACTCGCCTATTTTTGGGAAGTCAGAACAAGAGCGAAGTTGAGCAAACCAGTCAGTGGTTTACACAACTGTTAGATAGCAGCATGGCAATATTCAAATGGAATCTCCCTTTTACTTTATATGGTCGCGGTCAAAATGCTAGGGGTAAATTAGTGGCTTTCTTGCGTGAAGCAATCGCCCAACGTATCGAGCAGGGTAACTTAGAAGAATCAAAAGATGTTTTGGGATTACTACTAGCGGCTGTTGATGAAGACGGCAATAAGTTGAGCGAAACACAGGTAATCAACGAAGCATTACTATTGCTGTTTGCTGGACATGAGACAACAGCTTCATTACTAACTTGGGTAATATTTGAATTAGGTAATCACCCAGAATGGCGAGAGCGGCTGCGCCAAGAACAATTAACAGTTGTGGGAAATAATCCCCTGAGCCTGTCTCATCTCAAACAATTTCCACAGTTAACCAACGTACTAAAAGAAGCAGAAAGACTCTATCCGCCTGTGTATGCCTATAATCGTGGTGTCCTCAAGGATATTGAGTATGGAGGCTATCGCATCCCAGCAGGTTGGTTTGTGACCAGAAATGTTGAATGCTGA
- a CDS encoding Rieske (2Fe-2S) protein, whose amino-acid sequence MEPILPGAPWLIAHKSTLGVNKPNKITLNGQDYVIWQNPKGEVFALDNICPHMQAPLSNGWVCQERDTITCPFHALEFDGQGRLQQGDKKDNQPITKPLKLIISNDCIWTYAGFEPKLPIPDLHQKIVDEYDFLGVTGDKSIQGNFLSNLMVNYDYNHQNGTHKELFKIKYCHVTSFEEKGYYATIKQDLRRDNNTLEEIIKNPILGILPKNLNNTLKYAFPSTTSFFTKTPIGDIAQIHILYPETEKITKTFILMYAKVVNPLMKFLFKNSVLQAAATVIEQDTGAVESLYPRQKPKIKLPNEEIMFYAEKLYRDW is encoded by the coding sequence ATGGAACCAATTTTACCAGGTGCGCCTTGGTTAATCGCGCACAAATCTACATTAGGAGTGAATAAACCTAATAAAATCACTTTAAACGGACAGGATTATGTCATTTGGCAAAACCCAAAAGGCGAAGTATTTGCCCTTGATAACATCTGCCCACACATGCAAGCTCCATTATCAAACGGCTGGGTTTGCCAAGAAAGAGATACTATTACTTGCCCTTTTCATGCACTAGAATTTGATGGACAAGGCAGACTACAGCAAGGAGATAAAAAAGATAATCAGCCAATTACCAAACCATTAAAGCTAATTATTAGCAATGATTGTATCTGGACTTATGCTGGATTTGAGCCAAAATTACCCATCCCAGATTTGCATCAAAAAATTGTCGATGAATACGATTTTCTTGGAGTAACTGGGGATAAAAGTATTCAGGGTAACTTCTTGAGTAATCTGATGGTTAATTATGACTACAACCATCAAAATGGGACTCATAAAGAACTATTTAAAATTAAATATTGCCATGTCACTTCTTTTGAAGAGAAAGGATACTATGCCACAATTAAACAAGATTTGAGGAGAGATAATAATACACTAGAAGAAATTATAAAAAACCCAATTTTAGGCATTTTACCAAAAAACCTCAATAACACACTCAAATACGCTTTTCCTTCAACTACTAGTTTTTTTACTAAAACACCGATTGGTGATATTGCTCAAATTCATATTCTCTACCCTGAAACAGAAAAAATCACCAAGACGTTTATTTTGATGTATGCCAAAGTAGTTAATCCTTTGATGAAATTTCTGTTTAAAAACTCAGTTTTACAAGCAGCAGCCACAGTCATTGAACAGGATACAGGTGCAGTTGAGAGTTTGTATCCTCGGCAAAAACCGAAAATTAAATTGCCAAATGAAGAGATTATGTTCTATGCAGAAAAACTTTACCGTGATTGGTAA